The Saprospiraceae bacterium genome contains the following window.
CGGGCTTTTTTTATTGACAGATCGCATTTAACAGTGGATCCTTTTTCCTGCATGCATGAAATTGATACCATTATTCAAGCAAGCCTTGGGATATCTTTTGATCAAAGCTCTACGAATTTATTGATATGTAATAATTACATAGAATTATCCAGGGCAACCATTAAAGGAACCAAAGAGCTCAATAACTTTTTTCCTTATGAATTCAGACCTTTTTATGGCTTAGATTCATTCCGCATTCAAATAAACAATAACAATATTTTAGTTGATAGCATTCGACTGGAATTCTTTTATTCAGACTCAAGTGGCAATCAACTTCTTTTTGATAAACATTTTTTAGCCAGAAAACGCGGTGCTTTTTGGGAAATTCCGCCCGATACTTTAGCGAATTACCAATTTGATGAAGCATATACCATAAGAATCACTCCTTATGCCCATGTTACGGATTGTAAAACATTTCGGGATGGATCCAATACGCTGATTTCAAGTTATTATATCAATGGAATTCAACAAACTAAATTTTACGATATAAATAGCATCTCAAGATTTTATGAAAAAATACTATACTCCAGAGCCAATACTTTAGAAATATATAATGGCAATGAGCAATTCAGCTTTTCATCAAAAATTCTATTTGGGTCTTCAGGTAAAATTTCAGCAAGCGCTCTTATAAATAATTTAAAACTTCCTGGCGGATTTGAATTTAAAATTATTTCAAACAACAATTCAATAAAAAATATTCGTTTGCAAATTAATCCGGGAGGTCAAATTGACATAATTGATAGCATGCACTTCAGATTGATCGATTTGAAACCATTGCAAAATTACCAATTGAATATTCTGGCGGATTTCCAGGCATGCGAAACAGACAGCTTAATCCTCTTGAGTCGTTGGTTTTGTGAAGGTCAAGATATCCAATTACAAGATACCTGTAATTTGGATACCTTTATTTTTATACTGCTTCCAGATCTACCAGAGCTCGAACTCGATCTGAATCAATTGCAAAAAGAAGTGATGCTATGTGACACACTGCCTGAAATTGAATTGGAACTTTATAATGCTGATAAAGGTGCAGCTTATGATATTTTATTGAATTATACCCTTCCTCCTGGAATTGAGCTTGCAGAGGCTTTATACAGTTATCCAAAAGGAAGTCCATTTAAACCATTACCTACAGCGATTCTGATTTCTCCGGGTCTGTTCCGATGGACTTTCGCAAATTTCATCCCTCAAATCCAGTCCAATGGTTTGGCAGGAATTACTGAAATTCCCAACAACAGTATTTTAGTGAAATTAAAATTATTGACAAGTTGTCAATCCGTAGTAAATGGATTTCCTGAATTCGAGTTTAAGGGATTTGATGCCTGTAAAAGACCCACAAACTCCATTTTAAAAACGGGTCAACTGATTAAAATCAGCGGACTTGAAATTCCCCTTAAATATTCTGTAAATTTCAAAGCAGATTCTATAGTGAATTGTGTGGACGAATTTCCGGTATACGTGAATCTTTTCCGAAATGGCATAACGAATCCAGGCGACAGCATTATGATTGTAATTCCAGAGGCCCTGGAATATGTAACAAATTCTTTGATTCCCATTAAAAATTTCATCCAACAAAATCCAATAATTATTCAAGAAAATGGATACACTGTATTGCATTTAAAAATTCCAGAAAACATTGCTGCGCGAGATAGCATTCAGTTCGTATTCAAATTGAAAGGATTGTCAAAATTGCAATGTCAGGAATTTCAGATTCAATTAATTTGCTTTCGGAATGTAGAAACAAAGTGTAAATCCAATCAGGAACTTTGTCCGGTTTTCATTGAGTCAGGCATGAATAAACAGAGCTTTAAACTGGAAGCCCCTTCCATTGAGTTGGATCGTTTGCATATATACAATTCAACAGATAGCCTAATCCAATTGCTCAGACTTTCCTTTACTTTAAAAAATGCCCTTTTGATACACGAAGACAAGCTATGTTTTGAATTGTATGCAGATTTTAATTCAAATCAAATAATTGATTCTACGGATAAAGGCTTCTTCACGGTTTGCATTAATAGAGACTATTTTGACCGTGATTCAAGCTATTTATTTGATAGCATCCCTTTTGAATCTGGCCTTCGCAGTTGCAACTTTATATTAGTGACTACGAATTGCCTGTGCCGTTCGGATACCATTAGCCTTCATATCAACCAAACAATTGAACAAGTTTATTCATTTACCATTTGTGCTGGAGATAGCATCTTCCTTGGGATATCGCCTGATCCAAATGCTCAGTATGTATGGACACAAGGAACCACTGATTGCGACACTTGCAGTCAATTTGTATACCATTCAAATATTAATTTAAGTCAAGATACTACTTTAGAATGGAGCTTGTTAGAGTCCTTCCCTGATCAATGCAACCGAATCATTCATTATAAACTCAACTTAAGAAAACTTCCAGAAAATAAAGTCTATTACTATGAGGCATGCCCAGGAGAATTTATTGCTCTGGATGCGGGCAACCGCAAAAATTATAAATGGGAAGGTGCATCCATTTCTGATGAGCGAGCCTTTCAGCAGCTACTACCTATTTGGAAGGATGAGCGAATTTTACTTCATTTTAAAGATGAATTTTTTTGCCCAGGAACAGACAGTTTTTATTTAAAAGTATTGGAAGATACCAATACGATCCGATTTATAGGTGATAGCATTTTGTTTTCGGGCAAGGCTGCAACATATTGTGTTGAAGGAGGTATTCGATATCAATGGGAATCCAATGAATTTATTGATTGCCCCAGTTGTCCTTGTATCACGATTATCCCAAAAAATGATTTTAGTTTAAAAGTCACTGTATTCGATCGATTCAATTGTCCTCATGTTTTTCAAATTACTATTAAAGTTGTATTTCCTGATTGTGATTCGAGCACTGTGTTCATTCCAAATGCATTTTCACCCAATGAAGATGGACACAATGATGTACTTTATGTCAGAGGTAACAATATCAATCACATACATTTAATTATTTACAATCGTTGGGGAGAAAAAGTTTTTGAATCCAACCAATTGAATGTAGGTTGGGATGGAACTTACAAAAACAAGAAATTAAGTCCGGATGTCTTTGCTTATTATCTTGAAGTCCTTTGCATAGGAGGTAGAAACTATTCAAAAAAAGGAAATATCAGTTTATTAAAATAAATTTACTTAAATTCCATTTGTTTTTAACCAGGAAATCAAGCCGGTAAAATAGATCGTTTGATCATCCCACATAGACATATGACTGCCATTGGGACATAATAAAAACTGACCCTTTTCAAATTGACTTGCAACCCATTTCATATGTTCCGGATCCATGGTGTCGTGGTTTGCACCAATCACCAGGGTTGGAACTTTTATTGTGTTTAATTCTTTAGTAACATCCCAGGTTTCCAAATTTCCGGAAAGTCCAAATTCACTTGGACCTTGCATCATCGTATAAATTGTATTGTTTAATTTAGCAAAAGCTCTATTCACTGCATCTGGCCATTCTTCTATAGGCAATCTTAAAATATGCTTGATATAAAAATTGGGCATTAACAATTCCATATATCGTGGATTGCTGAAATCCTTTTTAGCTTCTATTTCACGAATTTCCTTGAGCACCAGGGGATCCATTTGTTTTGCTAAAACGTCTTCTGCATATTTTCCATACAAAGGTGCACTCATCATCATATTTGAAATGATCAAGCCCTTTAAATGCTGTTGATATTTAAGAGCATACTGGGCTGCAAGAATACCACCCCAGGAATGACCCAGTAGAAAAAAATTGTCTTTATCAAGATTCAAGGCTTTACGAACTGTTTCAACTTCTTCTACAAAACGATCTAACACCCAGAGACTGCTGTCTTTTGGCTGATCAGAATATGCCGAACCCAATTGGTCGTAATAATAAAATTCAATGCCTTCTTTTGGTAAAAAACTCTCAAAAGATTCAAAATATTCATGCGTTGCACCCGGTCCACCATGAAGTAGCAATACTTTTATCTTGGGATTATTTCCGATACGCTTGGTCCAAACCTTATATTTTCTGTTTTCAACAGAAATCAGGCGTACCCCTCCCGATTTGATTCCAGGTTCAGCCAAATCACAATAATCAGAAACGGATCCATCCATTGATTTTTTTTGATCAATTGGCTGGCAGGATGCAGCTAAAATTAAAAGGAACACCCAAATAACTTGTTTCATAATAAAGATTTTAAAAAAAAATACAGTTTATACAAGATGAAAACCAATTTTATCTCAGTAGGAGCTAATTAAAATTGTCCCGATTTACACCAATCAAAATTAATCAAATTTACCGCTTAAACAAGATACCTATAGATACGATTTCAAGATGAATCTGGATTTCAGTTAAAACATACAAGGTTTTTTTTATCTTTGGTTTAAATTCATTCGCCAGTGCGCGCATTTTATATAAAATTCTGATTTTCAATTTAAAAATACAGCCAACTGGATACCCAGACATTGATCGATCGACTGCAACAAGGGGACAATGCTGCATTTGAATATTTATACGATCATTATGCCGCCACCCTGTTTGGGATCATCAAACGAATTGTGACAAAAGAGGAAGATGCAGAAAACTTGTTGCAAGATTGCTTTGTGAAAATATGGCGTTATATAGGAACTTACGAAGTGGAAAAAGGGAGTCTGGCAACCTGGTTAATTAATATTGCCCGAAATACAGCGATTGATCATACAAGATCCAAACATTTTATAAGGGAAACCAAAAACCAAAATCTGGATTCTCTCGTATCTATAGAAAGCCGTGTTCTATCCGTTTCTCAACAAGAAGATACCCTTGATTTACGTCAATTGGTATTAAAAATCGATCCTTCCTGCCGAAAGGTTTTGGAGTGGATGTATTTTGATGGCCTTACTCAACAGGAAATTTCTGAAGAGTACGGCTTACCGCTTGGGACTGTAAAAACGCGTGCTCGGAATGGTCTGAGGGAGCTAAGAGAATTATTTGAACAACCAAAACCCGTTTAATTCCGTTAAATTAAAAAAGCGAGCTTGAGAAAAGATCTAACAATTAACAAAACTCAAATTTCAGATTGGATTGAAAACCAGAATTCTGAAATAATTCAGCAAACTGAACATGCTTTGGAGCAATATGCACGTTGTTTTCAAGAGACCCCATCCTTTGACCTTAAGAATCGAATATTAGAACAGATTTCCGTGTTAAATGCCGGACGGCAAATTATAGACTTAAAAAACCCGCCACTTTTGACAGAAAAATCCAATCTTCTTGATTGGACACTTGCATTAAAAGGAATTGAGCCCCCTAAGGATTTTGAGGATATTCATTTAGAGCCTATCCATCAAGATGATAAAGTCCAATTATTTGTAGCTTGGGTTCGAAACAAGGTACCTGAAGAAATTCATCATGATATGCTAGAGAGTTTTATGATTTTAGAAGGTAGTTGCATCTGCCACATCAAAGATCAAAACGGCAATTGCAGGGAGGTTTCTATGATAGCAGGAGATTATATTACCATGCAAATTGGGGAAGAACACGATATCGAAGTTACTTCTGAAAAACCAACTAAAGCCATTCTTCAGTGGCTTAAAATTGCAGCCTGATAGGCTGGTAGGTTTCATTGATTTATCGTATTTTTGCGATAAAAAGAGATGGGAGCCAGTAAAACAGAATTATTTTCAAAGAACGAAATAAAATTAGCAGCATTTGCAAAGGCCTTGGCTCATCCTGCACGAATAGCAATTATCAAACTATTACTAAAGAAACAACGCTGTATTTGCGGTGACATCGTGGATGAAATCCAACTTGCACAAAGTACTATTAGCCAACATTTAAAAGAATTAAAAGATGCCGGAATCATTCAGGGTACTATCGAAGGTCCTGCTGTATGTTACTGCATTGATCCTAAAACCTGGTCCGCTATGAGTGAAAGCATCGGGAAGTTTTTTGATGTCGGACAAAAATCTATAAATAATTGTTGTTAACCAAAACCTTTTATCGTAATATTACGTTTTAATAAAAAATAATTTATGAAAACAGATTTGGAAATTAAAGAAATGGTTCGCCAGAAATATTCGGAAATCGCCTTACAGGATAAGGATGTAAATCAAGCGTCTTGTTGCGGTGCATCTGGTTGCAGTACAGAGGTTTACAACATAATGACCGATGACTACTCAAACTTAAGTGGGTATGAAAAAGACGCCGATCTCGGATTGGGATGCGGTCTTCCAACTGCATTCGCCCAAATTAAAGAAGGCGATGTAGTTCTGGATTTAGGTTCTGGAGCGGGGAATGATTGTTTTGTAGCGCGTGCTGAAACCGGAGTAAATGGTAAAGTGATTGGTATCGATTTTACAGAAGCTATGATTCAACGCGCACGACAAAATGCAGAAAAACTTGGCTTCCACAATGTTGAATTCAGACAAGGTGACATTGAACACATGCCAGTAGCTGATAACACGGTCGATGTCATTGTGAGTAATTGTGTTTTAAATTTAGTGCCCAATAAAAAACAGGTATTTTCTGAAATATATCGGGTGCTTAAACCTGGTGGACATTTTAGTATTTCTGATATCGTGTTATTTGGTCAACTGCCAGAAAAAGTTTTAGCCAGTGCCGAAATGTATGCTGGATGTGTTTCCGGTGCAATTCAAAAACAAAGCTATATCGACCACATTCAGGAACTTCAATTTGAAAACATCCAAATTCAAAAACAAAAACCCATAAGGATACCAGATGATATTTTAAATCAGTATCTGGATGCGAATCAATTAGCTCAGTATCATGCAGGGGAATACGGTATCGAAAGCATCACTGTCTTTGCAAGTAAACCAAAAAATAAATCGGCTTGTTGTGCCCCAGGTTGTTGTAGTTAATTGAAGATGTGAATAAGTCTGAGATAGACAGCTCAAAATTGAAAGGAATTAGCTGATTGGATTTTTGGGGTTAGAACGACTCATTTCTTAAGCCGTCCACGGCGATGATTCGTTGCGAAATATGTTGAAAAAAGATTAAATCCTGCTCTTTCTTTAAGAGGTACCTCGTTGCGAAATACTTCACTCTACCCTCCGCGGGGATAACTTCAGGAACTGATCTTTTTGATTAAATTATATTGAGTTTTATTTCCGCAAATCCTATCGAAGAATCAATCTGAGCTTCTGATAGTCAAACATCCGCTATTAAAATTTCAATTTCTTGAGCTTAATTCTACTAAACTTATTGCATTATACTAACTATTTCATAATCCATTATTACAGAAAAAACATTTAAAGAATTGTTTTCATACTCTCCGATGATAACATTTTGAATATTCGCTGTATAGGTGAGCAGCTGTTGAATTTCAGCGATACTATTTGTCAATCGAATCAATTGTCCGGATTCACTTTTTAGATACCAGGATTCCTGGTGTGAAGTAAATTTTACAGAATTGAGAATAAAACAATATTGCTTTAATAGTGGATTTATAGAAATCCGTTCGCAGTAAAGATCCAAGGCGGATTCTATTGTATGTGATTTAATAAAATACTCTGAAGCGAGGTAACTGGACTCGGATTGCATTTCTTTAATTCGTTGTGGTGAAGCAGATGGATAAAACTGTACCGAGCTCTTGTAAATACTGCCATTTTTAAATTGCTTGATTGGAACAAACCGATTGAATTGAAATTCTAAAAACAATACACAAGACTTGCAATTCAAACCATAAAACCAGTTTCGATTTACAATTAATTTATCCTCCTTTTCAGAAACAGTTCCGAGATAAAGCCAATCGTCTGTATAAAAAGAACTTTCAGAAAAACTGGTTTTTGTAAATGGAATTCCACAATAGTTTAACAAGTCCTCCTTTTCAAATTCATTCAACGCAACTATGTTTTTAAAGGACCTTACTACTAAATAAAATTCACCCAATTGTTGGAAGGTAAATTCCATCCAATTGGATCCTTTAGCAATTCGCTCTGGAATCATGCGCAATTTCCTAGCAATCCCTGGAGCACCGTAATCAACCATACGGCTTGCAATTTCGTTTAGTTTATCAGGATCATGTTGCAGTTGTGAAATGCCTGCAATCAATAATTCATCCAACCAACTATTAAATAGTGAAACGGCTTCCAGAAGTTTTTGCTCTTTTTGAAAATTGAGCCTTTTAAAATATTGGGCTTCCGCCATAATTAATAAGCGCTTTAATCCTTATCAGGATCATCCTTAACCCCAAGATGTTGGATTGCCAATTCGGATGCAAATTGTTCCGCACTTTTCTTGTTGTAATCTTCTGCTGAAGATATTTCTTGTCCGTCGATAAATACACCCACTTTAAAGCGATCCCTTTTATCTACTTTGTATTTACTCAATACTTTAAAATCAATTTCTCTGGAATGCTTTTGACACCATTCCAACAACTGGCTTTTGTAATTATCATCAAATTCTTCCAGTTGATCCATGTTGATGAATTTCTTGAGGATGGCACTGAGTATAAAGTGTTTTGTAAATTCAAACCCACGCTCAATGTAGATTGCACCCACCAATGCTTCCAATGCATTGCCCAACATCGATTGCGAAATGGCTGTTTGATTAAACTCCATCATCAAATGATCTAAGCCCATTTGTTCGGCTATGTAATTAAGCATTTTACGCTTTACAATTTTAGAACGCATTTTGGTGAGGAATCCTTCATTGGCAGAAGGGTATTTTTTAAATAGATACTCTCCAACCACAAAACTCAATAAAGCATCTCCAAGATACTCCAGCCGCTCATTGGATTGATACAAGCCATTGGTATCGTTAGGAAAATTATTGAGTGTGGATTTGTGATAAAAAGCCAGTTTAAAAATGTAGATGTTGGATGGAGTAAATCCAATTAAATGATGCAAACGCTCTGCAAAATGTTTATCCTTAGAGAAAAACTTGTGATTGGTCTTATTGTAAAACTTAACTAGGAATCCTAACATCTTTTAAAAATCACTGAACTGTTATGCCCTCCGAATCCAAAGGTATTACTTAAAAAAGCATTTACCTTTCGACTTTGTGCTTCATTAAAAGTAAAATTTAGTTTTGGATCCAAATCCGGATCCTCAGTAAAGTGATTAATGGTAGGTGGTATAAAATCATGTAAAATGGCCATAATTCCAGTAATAACTTCTATAACACCTGCAGCACCCAGGAGGTGGCCAGTCATAGATTTAGTTGAACTGATATTAACTTTATAAGCATCATCCCCAAAAACATTTACAATTGCTTTGGCCTCAGCAATGTCACCTAGAGGTGTGGACGTACCATGGGTATTTATATAATCTATTTGAGAAGGGCTTAAGCCGGATTCCTTTAAAGCCAAATGCATGGCTGTACTGGCACCCAGTCCATCCGGATGGGGGGCCGTGATATGAAAAGCATCTGCAGTAGCGCCAGAACCAACCATTTCTGCATATATCTTAGCTCCGCGTTTTTTGGCAGATTCGTATTCTTCTAAAATCAGGGAACCTGCACCTTCACCCAAGACAAATCCATCCCGATCCTTATCATAAGGTCTTGATGCCGTCATAAAATCATCGTTGCGCTCAGACAATGCCTTCATGGAGGAAAATCCTCCTACCCCGGCGCGGGTAATTGCAGCTTCTGAACCTCCGGTTACCATCATATCCGCTTTATTCAAACGAATATAATCAAAAGCATTTGAAATGGCATGTGCTGAGGAAGCACAAGCCGACACGGTCCCGTAATTAATACCCATCAAGCCATATTTTATAGAAATATGACCTGGTGCAATGTCTGAAATAAGTTTAGGTATCAAAAAAGGACTATAACGCGGTGGTCCGCTCGCTAAAGCTGCTTCAGAAATATCATGTTCAAGCGTATTAAATCCGCCGATTCCAGATCCCCAGATTACACCAAATCGAGCCAAATCCACCTGATCCAATTGGATCCCTGAATCTTTCATGGCTTCTTCAGCTACAATTAAGGCATATTGAGAAAATGGGTCAATTTTTCGGGCTTCTTTTTTATCTAAGAAATTTTCAACATTAAAATCCTTAAGCTGACAGGCAAAACGCGTCCGAAACAGGCTTGCATCAAAATAACTAATTGGACAAGCACCGCTCCTTCCTGCTTGTAAACCTGCAAGAAAAGCATCCTGGCCAATGCCAATAGGCGTTAATGCGCCGATTCCGGTTACTACGACCCGTCTCATTCGCTAATTATTGTTCGTATGCCCTTGAACCATTCAAAAGGCATGCTAAAATAACAAATTATTAAATTGATTATTTACAGTTAGCCTCAAGGTAGGCAATAGCTTGCCCTACAGTTTGAATTTTTTCTGCCTGATCGTCTGGGATAGATGTATCAAACTCTTTCTCGAATTCCATGATAAGTTCCACAGTATCAAGGGAGTCTGCACCTAAATCATTAACAAAACTCGCTTCGATGGTAACTTCAGCCTCATCTACAGCTAATTTGTCTACGATAATTTTTTTAACTCTTTCAGCAATTGTTGACATGATAATTTAGATTTTTTTATAATCAAGGCGCAAATTAAGGGATTCATTAAAGGATTACCAAAATAATTTTCGCTTTTTTTAAAGACCTTAGCCCTGTTTTACATTGTAAACCAAAGTTTTGCTAAATAATTCCCTAAATCTGATAATTATTTTATGATTCACCATAATACTAAAATTGTAGCGACAGTCGGACCAGCCTCATCATCTTATGATCAATTGGTGGCTTTGACTTTAGAAGGCGTAGCCGTATTCAGGCTTAATTTTTCACATGGAAGCTATGAAGACCATGAAAAGGTAATTCGGCATATTCATGCAATCAATGAAAAATTTGATACCCATGTGGGCATCTTGTGTGATTTACAGGGTCCTAAATTAAGAATTGGAACCATCGAAAACAATGGTTTGGAAATTCTGCCGGGTGAGGTATTAAACTTTATAAATAAGCCATGCATTGGAACAAAAGAACAGATTTACATGAGTTATGTAAACTTTGCCCGAGATGTCAAAGTTGGAGAAACCATCTTAATCGATGATGGAAAACTAGTATTTGAGGTTCTTACCACCAATGGAATTGATAAAGTCCAACTGAAATGTCTCTTTGGTGGTATTTTATCGTCAAACAAAGGCGTTAACCTTCCGGATACTGAAATATCCTTGCCTTCATTAACTGAAAAAGACCTCAAAGACCTTGATTTTATACTCAAACACAAAGTCAACTGGATTGCCCTTTCTTTTGTACGAAAAGCTCAAGACATTGAAGAGCTCATTCAATTAGTAGAAAAAGCCAAACATCCGGCCAAAGTGATTGCCAAAATTGAAAAACCGGAAGCCATTAAAAATTTAGATGCCATTATTAAAATCAGCAACGGCATCATGATCGCCCGTGGGGATTTGGGCGTTGAATTTCCAATTGAAAAATTGCCAACGATTCAAAAACTAATCATCACAAAATGCATTCAACGTGCCCGACCGGTGATCGTGGCTACACAGCTTATGGATAGTATGATTAATAATCCGAGTCCAACACGTGCAGAAGTAACCGATGTGGCCAATGCGGTATTGGATGGTACAGATGCAGTCATGTTATCGGCTGAGACCTCTGTTGGTAAGCATCCCGTAAAAGTGGTTACTGCAATGAATAAGATCATCTTTGAAGCAGAAAGACATTATGCTATTTTAACTAAAAGACCCCGTCCTTCCGATAAATCCTCTACTTTTTTGTCGGATGTGGTATGTTTTAATGCTGCAAAGACAGCAGAAGATATCAAAGCCCAAGCAATCATTGGGCTCACGATTTCCGGTTACACTGCCTTTAAAACGTCTTCCTACAGAACCCATTGCCCGATTTATATTTTTACCAGTGCAACGCACATGCTGGGAACTTTAAATCTGGTTTGGGGCGTTCGATGTTATTATTATGATAAAATGAGTTCAACCGATGAAACTATTGAAGATCTTATTGAAATTTTAAAGAAAGATCATAAACTGAAAGCGGGAGATCTCGTTGTTAATACCGGTAGCATGCCCATTCATAAAAAATTGCGGACCAACATGCTCAAGGTAACTGAAGTAGAATAATTTTAGCCCTTATGTCTAAACCATGCATAGATTATATCATACAATTTTAATTAACATTTTAGTTTCTTTCACAGCATTTAGTCAGGAAGTTGAAAAAAACCTCCTGAACCAAGGTATTTTAATTGATGCCCTGAAAGAAGAACAAATCGGTAATCGGCAAAAAGCCATTGATTTGTTCATTAAACTTAAATATGCTCCTGAAACCAAAGGAGTCAGCAATTATTATTTAGCTCGTATTTATCGGGAACAAGGTAAACACGACGAGGCTATGAGTGCCATTGACGAAAGCATCGCCGCTGAACCTCAGAATAAATGGTATTTGATTCTGAAAGCGAATCTGGCAGAAGATTACGGGCAGTTTCAAATCATTGCAGAAGTATATCAGAAATTGAGTCAATTGGAACCTGATAATTATACTTATTACGACAATGCAGCTTTAAATTATCTCAAAGCTGAAGACTTTGATAATGCTTTGATCGTATTGAATGCATCGCAATTACATTTTGGACTCCTACCACCCATTGGCATTAAAAAATCCAAAATTTTAGTTCTTCAAAAAAAATCTAAAAAAGCATTGAGCTTGCTGGAAGAATGCTTGGTAAAATATCCTGGTCATTTAGAATTAATTGAAGAAATCAGATCCATCGCCCTCGAAGAAAACAATACTGACCTATTAAATAAATATGGCTTAAAAACTAAATCTGTAGATGTCGAATCACAAAATCAACAAGCCCAACAAAACTTAACAAATTTAATAAATAACACA
Protein-coding sequences here:
- a CDS encoding gliding motility-associated C-terminal domain-containing protein; amino-acid sequence: MDLSKVATKRFITGDTIVHEYFTRVVKDQSKYNYDSIVFLVSSNLSYDTVFTELEIIDSSTQINYKCSYPLFTNYQQPGGIPNCEYTIAARTGYGRGIMIPITPELLNTYGANLPNGFRFEQGDQIHAVIVGRIANYVGERILSIPINYRAFFIDRSHLTVDPFSCMHEIDTIIQASLGISFDQSSTNLLICNNYIELSRATIKGTKELNNFFPYEFRPFYGLDSFRIQINNNNILVDSIRLEFFYSDSSGNQLLFDKHFLARKRGAFWEIPPDTLANYQFDEAYTIRITPYAHVTDCKTFRDGSNTLISSYYINGIQQTKFYDINSISRFYEKILYSRANTLEIYNGNEQFSFSSKILFGSSGKISASALINNLKLPGGFEFKIISNNNSIKNIRLQINPGGQIDIIDSMHFRLIDLKPLQNYQLNILADFQACETDSLILLSRWFCEGQDIQLQDTCNLDTFIFILLPDLPELELDLNQLQKEVMLCDTLPEIELELYNADKGAAYDILLNYTLPPGIELAEALYSYPKGSPFKPLPTAILISPGLFRWTFANFIPQIQSNGLAGITEIPNNSILVKLKLLTSCQSVVNGFPEFEFKGFDACKRPTNSILKTGQLIKISGLEIPLKYSVNFKADSIVNCVDEFPVYVNLFRNGITNPGDSIMIVIPEALEYVTNSLIPIKNFIQQNPIIIQENGYTVLHLKIPENIAARDSIQFVFKLKGLSKLQCQEFQIQLICFRNVETKCKSNQELCPVFIESGMNKQSFKLEAPSIELDRLHIYNSTDSLIQLLRLSFTLKNALLIHEDKLCFELYADFNSNQIIDSTDKGFFTVCINRDYFDRDSSYLFDSIPFESGLRSCNFILVTTNCLCRSDTISLHINQTIEQVYSFTICAGDSIFLGISPDPNAQYVWTQGTTDCDTCSQFVYHSNINLSQDTTLEWSLLESFPDQCNRIIHYKLNLRKLPENKVYYYEACPGEFIALDAGNRKNYKWEGASISDERAFQQLLPIWKDERILLHFKDEFFCPGTDSFYLKVLEDTNTIRFIGDSILFSGKAATYCVEGGIRYQWESNEFIDCPSCPCITIIPKNDFSLKVTVFDRFNCPHVFQITIKVVFPDCDSSTVFIPNAFSPNEDGHNDVLYVRGNNINHIHLIIYNRWGEKVFESNQLNVGWDGTYKNKKLSPDVFAYYLEVLCIGGRNYSKKGNISLLK
- a CDS encoding proline iminopeptidase-family hydrolase — translated: MKQVIWVFLLILAASCQPIDQKKSMDGSVSDYCDLAEPGIKSGGVRLISVENRKYKVWTKRIGNNPKIKVLLLHGGPGATHEYFESFESFLPKEGIEFYYYDQLGSAYSDQPKDSSLWVLDRFVEEVETVRKALNLDKDNFFLLGHSWGGILAAQYALKYQQHLKGLIISNMMMSAPLYGKYAEDVLAKQMDPLVLKEIREIEAKKDFSNPRYMELLMPNFYIKHILRLPIEEWPDAVNRAFAKLNNTIYTMMQGPSEFGLSGNLETWDVTKELNTIKVPTLVIGANHDTMDPEHMKWVASQFEKGQFLLCPNGSHMSMWDDQTIYFTGLISWLKTNGI
- a CDS encoding sigma-70 family RNA polymerase sigma factor; protein product: MIDRLQQGDNAAFEYLYDHYAATLFGIIKRIVTKEEDAENLLQDCFVKIWRYIGTYEVEKGSLATWLINIARNTAIDHTRSKHFIRETKNQNLDSLVSIESRVLSVSQQEDTLDLRQLVLKIDPSCRKVLEWMYFDGLTQQEISEEYGLPLGTVKTRARNGLRELRELFEQPKPV
- a CDS encoding winged helix-turn-helix transcriptional regulator — protein: MGASKTELFSKNEIKLAAFAKALAHPARIAIIKLLLKKQRCICGDIVDEIQLAQSTISQHLKELKDAGIIQGTIEGPAVCYCIDPKTWSAMSESIGKFFDVGQKSINNCC
- a CDS encoding arsenite methyltransferase, whose protein sequence is MKTDLEIKEMVRQKYSEIALQDKDVNQASCCGASGCSTEVYNIMTDDYSNLSGYEKDADLGLGCGLPTAFAQIKEGDVVLDLGSGAGNDCFVARAETGVNGKVIGIDFTEAMIQRARQNAEKLGFHNVEFRQGDIEHMPVADNTVDVIVSNCVLNLVPNKKQVFSEIYRVLKPGGHFSISDIVLFGQLPEKVLASAEMYAGCVSGAIQKQSYIDHIQELQFENIQIQKQKPIRIPDDILNQYLDANQLAQYHAGEYGIESITVFASKPKNKSACCAPGCCS
- the rnc gene encoding ribonuclease III; translation: MHHLIGFTPSNIYIFKLAFYHKSTLNNFPNDTNGLYQSNERLEYLGDALLSFVVGEYLFKKYPSANEGFLTKMRSKIVKRKMLNYIAEQMGLDHLMMEFNQTAISQSMLGNALEALVGAIYIERGFEFTKHFILSAILKKFINMDQLEEFDDNYKSQLLEWCQKHSREIDFKVLSKYKVDKRDRFKVGVFIDGQEISSAEDYNKKSAEQFASELAIQHLGVKDDPDKD
- the fabF gene encoding beta-ketoacyl-ACP synthase II encodes the protein MRRVVVTGIGALTPIGIGQDAFLAGLQAGRSGACPISYFDASLFRTRFACQLKDFNVENFLDKKEARKIDPFSQYALIVAEEAMKDSGIQLDQVDLARFGVIWGSGIGGFNTLEHDISEAALASGPPRYSPFLIPKLISDIAPGHISIKYGLMGINYGTVSACASSAHAISNAFDYIRLNKADMMVTGGSEAAITRAGVGGFSSMKALSERNDDFMTASRPYDKDRDGFVLGEGAGSLILEEYESAKKRGAKIYAEMVGSGATADAFHITAPHPDGLGASTAMHLALKESGLSPSQIDYINTHGTSTPLGDIAEAKAIVNVFGDDAYKVNISSTKSMTGHLLGAAGVIEVITGIMAILHDFIPPTINHFTEDPDLDPKLNFTFNEAQSRKVNAFLSNTFGFGGHNSSVIFKRC